AGAATTTGCAGAAGAGTTTATAAACAGCAACAACATTAAAGGCAAACCCATCATAGGTATTTCGAAAACCGGCGGCTGGGAATCCAAGAGATATAAAACAGCTGACTACATTATACTATTAAAAGAACTCAATAAAATTTACGATGCTAACTATTTACTGATATGGGGGACAAAGAAAGAACGTGAGGACTGCGAAGCAATCAACAAAGAATTCCCGGATAATACATTTATTATTCCCGACAGTCCTTTAAAATATCTTGCAGCGTTAATTGAGAGATGCGATATAATCATAGGTAACGACTCAGGTCCTTTACATATAGCATGTGCAATGAAAATTCCCGTGCTGGGAATTTATGGACCTACTAATCCCGCTCTGCAAGGACCTTATGGAGATAAAAATCTTACAATTGTAAATGAAAACTTAAATTGTTTATATTGTAGTTTGCTTGATTGTCCGATAGGAAATATTTGCATGACTGAACTTGATAAAGGAAAGATAATTGAAAAGATTAAGATATTGATGCAACGACTTCCTAATTCAGAATTCAGAATGCAGAATTCAGAATTGCCTTCAACTTAGATTTACTTTATTATCAATTAATACCTTAGAAAAAATTATTCATTATTAATTACTAATTATTAATTAAACAAAATGCAGGAAAACACTACCGTTTCCAATAAGATGCCGAAAGGCATTCCCTACATCATCGGTAATGAGCTTGCTGAACGGTTCAGTTATTACGGAATGAAAACAATTCTCGTTGTTTTTATGACTCAATATATTATGAACCACACAGGCCAGAAAGATTTGATGAATGAGACCGATGCCATATCATGGTATCACTGGTTCAGTACGGCAAATTATTTTTTCCCTATCGTCGGCGCATTAGTTTCCGATATTCTCTGGGGAAAATACAAAACTATAATGCTCCTCTCCGTTGTTTATTGTCTAGGTCATTTAGCCCTGGCATTAGATGATACACGCCTGGGATTATCAATAGGTCTTACTTTAATAGCAATCGGTTCCGGCGGAATAAAGCCTTGCGTTTCGGCTCACGTCGGTGACCAGTTTGAAGAAAAAAATAAACACCTGCTGGAAAAAATATTCAGCTTCTTTTATTTAGCTATTAATTTAGGAGCAGCAGCTTCATCGCTTCTGACACCTTTAGTATTAGATAAATACGGTCCTCATCTTGCATTTGGTATTCCCGGATTTTTAATGCTCCTTGCAACCATAGTTTTTTACCGCGGACATAAAGTCTTTATAGCTATTAAGCCGGCAGGTTGGGGTGTTTATAAACGAGATTTATTTAGCCCGCAGGGAAAGAAAGCAATTATCAATCTTTCCATTATGTACATTTTCATAGCAGTCTTTTGGGCACTTTATGATCAGACCGGTTCTTCATGGGTAATTCAGGCAGCAAGTTTAGATAAGACTGTTAACTTGGGTTTTGTAAAATTTGAATTACTTGATTCCCAAATCCAGGCGATTAACCCAATATTAGTCCTGACTCTTATTCCCGTATTCACACTTTATTTATATCCTAAAATCAATAAGTTCTGGACTTTAACTCCACTGAGAAAAATTTCAATAGGTATGTTTATAACAGCTTTCTCTTATGTGCTCATAGCAATTCCACAGGGAATGATTGATGCAGGAGGAAAGCCGGGAGTACTATGGCAAGTCTTTGCTTATGTTATTCTGACAGTGGCAGAGCTGCTGATATCTATAACAGGTTTGGAATTCTCTTACACTCAGGCACCTAACACTATGAAGTCATTTATCATGGGACTCTGGCTTCTTGCAGTAGCGCTTGGTAACTTCTTAGATACTCAGATAAACTATTTTGTTACGAGCTTAAAAGATGCTGCAGGAAATATTACTGCAGCTTACTTCTGGTTCTATGTTGGGCTGATGGCAGTTACCTCAGTAATATTCTTACTTGTAGCCAGAAGATACAAAGAGGAAAATTACATTCAGTCACGTGAAGATGTAATGGACCCGGTATTGGTAGAGAACTGATATAGTATAAAGTATAAAGTATAAAGTATAAAGTAGTAAGTATAAGGACCTGATAAAAGTAATTTTTGTCAGGTCTTTTTTTATTTTATTTGATCAGGATCATTTTCTTTGTTTCAGTAAACCCATCTGTTTCCAATTTATAGAAGTATATTCCGCTGTTTAAATCTCCTCCATCAAAACTTACTTCATATTCTCCTGCAGGAAGATTTTCATTTACTAAGTTTTTAACTTCTCTTCCAAGCGCATCAAATACATTTATCTTTATAAATCCTGATTTTGTTAATGCAAATTTTATATTTGTATTTGGATTGAATGGATTAGGATAATTTTGTGATAAAGAAAATTTATCCGGGATTTTTGATGTAATGTTATTTGCATTCGTTAATCCCCCTGTAATTGATTTTAAAATAATCCCTCCATTTTGATAGCTGCATGCCCAACCTGTCAGTGCATTAACAAACAGCATATTTCCCACTGAAACTAAGGAAGAACTTGCAGTAGATTTTATCCAGTTTTCACCGCCGTTAGTTGTTTTTAAGACGCCTGAAGTATCGCCTGATT
The genomic region above belongs to Bacteroidota bacterium and contains:
- a CDS encoding glycosyltransferase family 9 protein; translation: MILDKNKIQKILVIKFGGMGDILLTTPVLPNLKAYFPKAEIYFLTLEHSRDLLFDNPYISRAFTYTPSEDDSLFLIRTIRKQRYDLVIDLYCNPRTAMITFCSGAKYRFGFRFRGRKYAYNIMTDGRGGEVHNIDFNLDALRKLEIPIFTKDMFIPVNIVHKEFAEEFINSNNIKGKPIIGISKTGGWESKRYKTADYIILLKELNKIYDANYLLIWGTKKEREDCEAINKEFPDNTFIIPDSPLKYLAALIERCDIIIGNDSGPLHIACAMKIPVLGIYGPTNPALQGPYGDKNLTIVNENLNCLYCSLLDCPIGNICMTELDKGKIIEKIKILMQRLPNSEFRMQNSELPST
- a CDS encoding POT family MFS transporter, yielding MQENTTVSNKMPKGIPYIIGNELAERFSYYGMKTILVVFMTQYIMNHTGQKDLMNETDAISWYHWFSTANYFFPIVGALVSDILWGKYKTIMLLSVVYCLGHLALALDDTRLGLSIGLTLIAIGSGGIKPCVSAHVGDQFEEKNKHLLEKIFSFFYLAINLGAAASSLLTPLVLDKYGPHLAFGIPGFLMLLATIVFYRGHKVFIAIKPAGWGVYKRDLFSPQGKKAIINLSIMYIFIAVFWALYDQTGSSWVIQAASLDKTVNLGFVKFELLDSQIQAINPILVLTLIPVFTLYLYPKINKFWTLTPLRKISIGMFITAFSYVLIAIPQGMIDAGGKPGVLWQVFAYVILTVAELLISITGLEFSYTQAPNTMKSFIMGLWLLAVALGNFLDTQINYFVTSLKDAAGNITAAYFWFYVGLMAVTSVIFLLVARRYKEENYIQSREDVMDPVLVEN